One genomic region from Gossypium hirsutum isolate 1008001.06 chromosome D13, Gossypium_hirsutum_v2.1, whole genome shotgun sequence encodes:
- the LOC107920540 gene encoding uncharacterized protein, with the protein MASPPGPYSGTSTLALVARASAFSFGLVYGSIKLKYLKAKARSQRKAEAKAHH; encoded by the exons ATGGCGTCTCCTCCTGGACCATACTCCGGCACCAGCACTCTCGCTCtc GTGGCTCGTGCATCTGCTTTCTCTTTTGGACTCGTTTATGGTAGCATTAAGCTCAAGTATCTCAAG GCCAAGGCAAGGTCTCAAAGGAAAGCTGAAGCAAAGGCTCACCACTGA
- the LOC107920539 gene encoding probable ribosome-binding factor A, chloroplastic → MPHLLLHYHTPITTVHLRSCSFPSPKPTAHIHLRSNPTPGATVKCMANPRRVKMVSKQIRRELSDMLLTDKVLQYAILPEAALGADRYLSSLTTISDVEVSADLQVVKVYVSVFGDERGKEIALAGLKSKAKYVRSELGKRMKLRLTPEIRFIEDESLERGSRVIAILDKIKAEKKTLADEDYEEEAESSVSAQDDTDWESDDPDEDIIYVK, encoded by the exons ATGCCCCACCTACTCCTCCACTATCACACTCCAATCACAACCGTCCATCTCAGATCATGTTCTTTCCCCTCCCCTAAACCAACGGCCCATATTCACCTACGCTCCAACCCAACACCAGGCGCGACCGTAAAGTGCATGGCCAATCCTAGGAGAGTTAAAATGGTATCGAAACAGATAAGGAGAGAGCTTTCGGACATGCTCTTAACTGACAAAGTGTTGCAATACGCTATATTGCCTGAAGCCGCCTTAGGAGCCGACCGCTACCTCTCTTCCCTTACTACCATAAGTGATGTTGAAGTTTCAGCTGATTTACAG GTTGTTAAAGTGTATGTATCTGTTTTTGGTGATGAGAGAGGGAAGGAGATTGCGCTTGCCGGATTGAAGTCAAAAGCTAAATATGTTAGAAGTGAGCTGGGGAAGCGTATGAAGTTGCGGCTTACGCCAGAGATACGTTTTATCGAAGATGAATCTCTGGAGAGGGGAAGCAGG GTAATTGCCATATTAGATAAAATAAAGGCGGAGAAAAAGACTTTGGCAGATGAAGATTATGAAGAAGAAGCTGAATCATCTGTTTCGGCTCAAGATGACACGGACTGGGAGAGTGATGACCCCGATGAAGATATTATTTACGTAAAGTAG
- the LOC107918802 gene encoding auxin-induced protein 6B codes for MYHGMGKCQKIRQIVRIRQMLKQWRRNARITANNNNNGHAPSDVPAGHVAVCVGTSLRRFIVRATYLNHPMFRKLLVQTEEEYGFNNIGPLTIPCDESLFEEILRAVSRSGSGRFSTFEVLQRCCHVGMKNKLGGFGESRPLLHGVADKSVY; via the coding sequence ATGTATCACGGAATGGGAAAATGCCAGAAAATTCGTCAGATAGTTCGGATCCGACAAATGCTGAAGCAGTGGCGAAGGAATGCCCGGATAACGGCCAACAACAACAATAACGGACATGCGCCGTCTGATGTTCCTGCTGGACACGTGGCGGTCTGCGTGGGCACCAGTCTCAGGAGATTTATCGTACGCGCGACGTACCTTAACCACCCCATGTTCAGAAAACTCCTGGTACAAACTGAAGAGGAGTACGGTTTCAACAACATTGGACCGTTAACCATCCCATGCGACGAGTCGTTGTTCGAGGAGATTCTCCGAGCCGTATCCCGATCCGGCTCGGGCCGGTTCTCGACATTCGAGGTTCTTCAGAGATGCTGCCACGTGGGCATGAAGAATAAACTCGGGGGTTTCGGCGAATCTCGACCGTTGCTTCATGGGGTCGCCGATAAATCAGTGTACTAA